The Juglans regia cultivar Chandler chromosome 10, Walnut 2.0, whole genome shotgun sequence genome includes the window aaaatatatttagacgttaagatgagtttagtatatttttatgaaaaattacaaaaaattatggatcccacgtataaatatgtgttaagttgaaaaaagttgtgggtcccacatataaagatatgttaagttaaaaaatgttgtgggttCCACGTGTAAGgaagttttgagttaagataagtttaataatttaagaattaagtgtttagatattagactcagtttaaaattagactgaactcaatTGAGTCTTACAACCAAATGTATCTGCTCTGGAGTTCCACTCTCTTCACATCgaattttgattttatgttttaagttaGAATGCATCATGAAGATGACGTCATTTTTTCTTTGGCGATATTATTCGATGGAGCCGcatttaaattgaataaaattaacagtaatgttaaatatagtactaaggtatataaattttgtatacttcctttttaaaaaaatgtgatctactttttaaaaaaaataattttgtacgtagattttagatttattcaaaatttttaaacaaaatatgcataacatatttctctaaaaaattaattagaatattaaaaagttcaatagtaataattatatatttagtacAAAAGTAATTCTGtataatcgtgaagtgcgtaaacgtcacgtaatcattttgaaaaatagtgaaatccattattaaaaaattaatttttatcacgTAAGTCatgtcatgttttatttatttttttcaattcaaaacgATTAAGCGGCGATTGtacaattcacaattacaaatatattttctcttaaaaagaACCTTCTAAGTAGCATTGCCACATGCATCCAGTATATAGTACTTGTTATGAGTCTTATTAGGTATAAACAGTTTGGCATACCAAATCACGTACCGACGCTGAAATGTCAATAGAACAACAACATCTCATTCAACCCCCGGAAGCTAAATTTACATcaccaagagagagagatattcaTGCCgcttaaaaagataaatttgtagATTAATagcaaaatattaaaacaacaaCATGTCATAGCTGGATCACCGACCAATCTAATTAaagtatcgtataattataACATGCATCATCTCCTCGCTCTTGTCGATAAGGTCATATGAGAAAGGACGTATTTATTGCCGCTGGTGATCTTCCCGAGTCTGAAGTTGGTGTTTGGACTTTGGACTTAGGGTGAGGCTAATAGGGTCATTAATGGAAGTTCACTCTATTCATGTGGCCCTGCCTGAAGGCTGAAGTTAATTAAAAGAGTCAGTTAATGTAGTTGCTTCATTCACATGAAATCATGTTTCGGAAATATCGCTTCTGTATTTCTAGGAGATTTCCGAGTCAAGTATCCTCCATTTGAATTTGTGATCGATGTCGGTTTTCTGTCTTGACAACGCTGTTAATGTTGGTGgcaaaaagaaagagatttttttttttttgttttcggCTGCAAATTTATTCAGAACCATCGGTGGTTGGAATCTGTTCGGAAGCTACCAAGGAATCCATCAATAATAAACGATATCCTTTTCTCGCATGCCTTCTAGCTAGTGCAGAAATAAACGGAGCTTGTGCTTCTATGCGGTTTAATGTACGTATGGGTATGCATCATCCCAGCAACCACGTACGCAGTGCCGCACAAATCTCATCTATAAAAGCCCCACCACAACATAATATGCAATAAGTAGCAAATCAAATGGGTTTCTGTCTTGGTTTGTTTGCCACAGTCGCATGTGAGGAGCACTTTCCTAGCTATAGCTCGTGCATGTGCTTAGCTACCCTGGCCATGGCTGTTCACATCAATCAAATTATCTCGtatatatttgagtaatattatgtataatcgTAAAATACGTATGtattgtgtaatcattttgaaaaagaataaaatttattattaaaaaaattaatttcttttcatataaatatcgtatttattcacttttttcaaaatgattctACGGTAtttgcacactcacgattaCAACTAccatttatctatatattttgtgatttctCTTTACTATATCATAATGACTCCGGGGGGATAGGGCAAAGAATTTGCTATCTTAGAAGCCAttcgaataaaaaatatatttcatctcatcttatcaatttttttaaattctcacatcaaatataatgaataattcaacttttcaaatcttaaaataataataatattaaaaaataatgttctaataatattttatttaacaattatttcatcttaactcattatccaaGCGGCACCTTaatctatataatattatatactttgttcatgaattaatattctctctctcgTGCCAATATGGTTAATCTATTTGCTGAAGTACTAAATCATCCCCAGATACAAAATGTCGAgttctataaaataaagttatttgtaaataataatgaagtaaTTCGAGATTAATTCACTTACCAAAAACAGCCTCAATCGACAACAGCCTCAATCAACAAGTCTATACTGTGAgatcatgaagaagaagaacgtGGACAGGTGATCCAAAAATGAAACCCAATCACATCAATGTGAAAGCTGCTACAGAAGTTTGGAAAGATGAACCGCTAGATTGACAATCCTCATTGACATATAGTCTGGGCAACATATAGTGCCCGGCTGGACGCATACGCTGATCATGTTCTATCATTATATGAAAGTGTCTGGCACTGCCGACACAAAGCAaccatgctagctagctgcatgtaCGTTGTTTGTCATAACTGCAAAGCTAGCGAACAAttttagtattagtaatttagtagtAAATAACCACGAGAGTCACAAAAGAGTTGCAGTTGGCAGGCATACATTGGGGCTAATAAACTATTGTATGAGAGGTTGACATGGGAGTCTATATAGCTCGTCTGTTTGGTCATTATCTCAACATCAAGATTGGACGGTACTCGTATGTATATGGACCAGAACAAAACCTCAGCTGCCTAGTTCACTCCAGGTGTCAGCGGGGCCAACATGCAGCAATGAACACAACAGACATGAAAACAGAAGTGTCTTTGCGTATTTTGTGAGATTCAGGTATCAATCctacaaaaattaaaactcaGAAATCTCGAATTGTTAAAATGTGAAAACTCCAGTACTGATTTTGTATGTACCCATTCAACTCCCTTGAAAGTTCCTGAGTTTGCTTCTCTATATACATCTCAAGTAAAGCTTGGAGGTTGAGTTCTTGATTAATCTAAGGGTTGGAGCTAAGCTAACTAGTTAGAGCACTATAGCAcacattttttgtttgtttatacgGGCCTCATGAATCTAGAGTTAACCACAGAGGAAATTATGTACTTGCTGGTGGAAGaatagaaaatgagattattCATATTGCATGTGATCAGAACCATAATTAGCAACAAGACGAACATACGACCATTTCCATGATGACAACAATTACCAATTGTCACGGCTGTTTGTGAGAGAAATTTACATCTTGAAGATCCCAAAGAGTAGCAAATGGCATCTAGTATTTCCATTAACATTTTCTCTCGCGCTGATGGACGAATCTTCCATTATTTCTGTTCACTCGCAGCTCTAACATATCTACTTTGCCTCAAACCAAACAGAGTAACAAGCCAATTGGATATAAAACCGCCTTTTGAAAGGGGGCATTGGAAAATATGTCTGAAACTTAATGCAGCACTACTAGATAAGGACCGTGTCTCCTAAAGAATGCATGCTGTCTGTCTCCTAAAGAATAAAAGAAGCTTAATGGTTACGTAGCGGATGAAAAACAGGATTGACGAGGGACCGACGGCAACAAAAGGTACACGGGAGTCCGGTGCAATAAAAAAGGCATAAAAAATCTGCAGTGATGCAACCAATTCATGTCAGGACAGGGGCTCACTTCTTTTACAGCACACTTCCCTAGTCAGCACATTATGGATATGACGGACGATGGATAAACTACAGTAAAACTGAACCATGACATGCTAAATTCAAGAACAGCAGCAGAAGATCCTTCTAGTAGTACATCGAGAAGATGACCCTGGAGCACCAGGGTTTCTGTTCCTGAAGGGTTCAGTCATCTTCTACATATGGACGCAAAAGAAGACAATTCCTCTTCTTTATCTCCGAAAGATATGCACGTGGCCTAAAACGCCATTTGTTATGCATGTATATCAGAAATCAAGATTGAAAGAATTTGCATCGTTCTGACATCCCAACTAGATACCATTATTTGACGAACAAGAAACATTCTCAAATGATAATTTTCTCTAATGTCTATAGATGACaacaataatacaaaaaaataaaaaaagaagctaACAAAAATACAAGAGGACATCACTCGTCATAGCAAACATATGCATACAGATCCTTTTTGGTTTGTCTAGTCATGCAGAATAATGTTTTATTCAAACCATGCAATGCAGCATGCACATATATTTGCTACTTGTTAACGGGAAAAAATGTTACTTACAAAATCAAGAGCCCTGAGAATCGTACCCTAAAGCGCAAAATGCCACTGTCCTCAGAGAATAACACAAGAATAAAATTACGTGATTGTAATTATGTTGATTTTCACAGCATCTCTTGTATTCTCTGTGTACATGGACTAtatgtgattaataaaatttcttacttataaaaaaaaataacaaaagaagtTTAAATGCCTAATTCGCATTATATCAAAAGACAACAAATCTAAGCAGGAAATTCCCCAAAAATGAGAGTGTGGTTATCTAGTGGAAATAAACATTAAAGTACTGCAACACGGGGGGCTGTACGATTAAAATTCAGAAGGCACAGCTGAATTAATCCTGATTCACAAAGATGAAAATAAGTTCAGTATTGCAAAGTAGTTGGGCAGAAAGACACTACGGATGCGGATCCACAAAGCTACCCAAATGGGTATAATGGTTACAGAGCGTACCCTGATGCAGCAAAATGACCAattaacaagagaaaaaaaaactcaagattCTTGTATGATAAGTGATAAAATCAGGCTACGTTCTTATCACCATCTGCAATATACACTGAgcatcaaaatcaacaagaagaaatgCTTACGTGTGTTTGAGCAGAATATACTGTCGATCTACAATAAGATGAAAAAGTCTTCAAGAACATAAACTGCAAATTTTGTAACTACGCTCTGAATAGCAACAATTTTATCCATTTACATTAACACCAAAGGCACCACATTCATGAGGGGAAAAAGCATAATTTGAGATTGACACATAAGAAATTAGAATGCTCTGGAACCTCATGCTTCTACGGAATTGCCAAGCACAAAGGAGAACAGTTCGCGAACAGGCGAAAACTCCACCAACCCGATATCCATGGCATACCCAGAAACCGGCAACTTCAAGTCCCGCAAGACGCAAAATGCTTCGGCCATCCGAGTCCTCGGGACTTCCTGAGCAACCGCGCAATAAGGAATCCACGAGTCTTGGCGATACTCATCCGGAATTTCTATCCCTTCCTTCTTCATTGCATCGCATAACTGCGTCTGGAACTGAAGAAGCGACAACGAAGGTGTCGGCGAAAGAAAAAGTACGTTGTTTTCACTGGAAAGGCTCCCAATTGAAGAGAAAGATAGAGGCAAAGGTTCCTGCTTCCAAACAAAGCTCTTAACAACGTTTTCGAGCCTCGCGGGGTCGACAAAGGGGCTGGAGAAGAGGGTGATGTGTGGGCGGGATTCGATTTCGATGAGCTGGGTGCTAATTTGGCGGCGAGCGAGCACGTTCCAGGCCTTCAAGACCTGGTTTTCGAGGGCGGGATCGAAGTAAAGCTCTATAGCATAACCTTGTGACATtgcttttgaaattaaaaaccaGAAAGGAAAAGAGTGAATCAAAGATAAAGAAGCAACACCCAAGAACCAAAATTGAGATCTCAGGTAATACAACAAAGAAAATTGAACTACAAGTGAAAACTAAAGCATGCTAGCAGCACAAAAAGTTAAAATCGAAACCCTATAGATTTAGTACAAGAACAGAGGGAATAAGAAATACCCAAATGAGGCTAGGAAGcgataaaaattttaagaatcaaAGCAGCAAACAaaggttaaaaataaaaaccctagGGGTTTAGAGCAAAAATATAAGGAATAAGAAATACCCGGATGAAATTGAAG containing:
- the LOC108997154 gene encoding uncharacterized protein LOC108997154; translation: MSQGYAIELYFDPALENQVLKAWNVLARRQISTQLIEIESRPHITLFSSPFVDPARLENVVKSFVWKQEPLPLSFSSIGSLSSENNVLFLSPTPSLSLLQFQTQLCDAMKKEGIEIPDEYRQDSWIPYCAVAQEVPRTRMAEAFCVLRDLKLPVSGYAMDIGLVEFSPVRELFSFVLGNSVEA